A genomic region of Lachnoclostridium edouardi contains the following coding sequences:
- a CDS encoding twitching motility protein PilT, protein MVQIIAGEKGKGKTKHLLDKANTAIKDSTGSIVYLDKSAKHMYELNNKIRLINVNEYPITSSEAFVGFLCGIISQDHDLEIMFLDSFLKLSCLEGEDISEVISTLEEIGKKYHVTFVLSISMNKDDLPANAQNDVVISL, encoded by the coding sequence ATGGTTCAGATCATTGCCGGAGAAAAGGGGAAAGGAAAGACAAAGCATTTATTAGATAAGGCAAATACAGCTATTAAGGATTCCACAGGTTCCATTGTATATTTGGACAAAAGCGCCAAACACATGTATGAATTAAATAATAAAATCCGCCTCATTAATGTAAATGAGTATCCAATCACTTCCAGTGAAGCATTTGTTGGTTTTCTGTGCGGTATAATCTCACAGGATCACGACCTGGAAATTATGTTTTTAGACAGCTTTTTGAAGCTTTCCTGTTTAGAAGGGGAAGATATTTCAGAGGTTATTTCAACTCTTGAAGAAATCGGTAAGAAATATCATGTAACCTTTGTTCTGAGTATTTCAATGAATAAGGATGATCTTCCTGCCAATGCTC